The uncultured Desulfuromonas sp. genome has a segment encoding these proteins:
- the metG gene encoding methionine--tRNA ligase, whose amino-acid sequence MDKTFYITTPIYYVNDVPHIGHAYTTLACDVLARYKKARGYEVFFLTGTDEHGQKVEKAAIAGGETPLELADRVMQRFAALWQKLNIDNTDFIRTTQQRHKEGVQKMFTQIQEQGDIYLGAYEDWYCTPCETFWTETQLIDGCCPDCGRPTEKLKEESYFFRMSKYQQQLLDHIEANPDFIQPRSRRNEVLSFVREGLRDLSISRTSFSWGIPVPGDDKHVIYVWFDALNNYITALGYPEDKQGNFEKFWPCSVHVIGKDILRFHTVYWPTFLMAAGLPLPEKVFAHGWWTVEGKKMSKSLQNVVEPNMLVDTYGIDPIRYFLLREVPFGLDGDFSHSALIHRINSDLANDLGNLVSRSTAMLNKYFGGTLPEPTTADELDQPFIDQFPAKMALIDQQMNDLAFNKALLSIWELISSANKYIDDTAPWALAKDEAQKARLGTVMYNLLEAVRLVGLMVAPFMPDTGKRIMDILDQDSDNLMLDGQDQWGGLKAGTTIEKTPPMFPRIEEN is encoded by the coding sequence ATGGACAAGACATTTTACATCACCACCCCCATCTACTACGTCAACGACGTGCCCCACATCGGCCACGCCTACACGACGCTGGCCTGTGACGTTCTGGCCCGTTATAAAAAGGCGCGCGGCTATGAGGTTTTTTTCCTCACCGGCACCGACGAACACGGCCAAAAAGTGGAAAAAGCCGCCATTGCCGGTGGTGAAACACCGCTGGAACTGGCGGACCGGGTGATGCAACGCTTTGCGGCGCTATGGCAAAAGCTCAATATCGACAACACCGATTTCATCCGCACCACCCAGCAACGCCACAAAGAGGGTGTGCAGAAGATGTTTACCCAGATTCAGGAGCAGGGAGACATCTACCTCGGTGCCTACGAAGACTGGTATTGCACCCCCTGTGAAACGTTCTGGACCGAAACTCAGCTTATCGACGGCTGCTGCCCGGACTGTGGTCGGCCGACGGAAAAACTCAAGGAGGAGTCGTACTTCTTCCGCATGAGTAAATACCAGCAACAGTTGCTCGACCACATCGAAGCCAACCCCGATTTCATCCAACCCCGTTCACGCCGCAACGAAGTGCTCAGCTTTGTGCGTGAAGGGCTGCGCGATCTGTCGATCTCCCGCACCAGTTTTTCCTGGGGGATTCCGGTGCCGGGTGATGACAAGCACGTCATCTACGTGTGGTTCGACGCCCTGAACAACTACATCACCGCTCTGGGGTACCCGGAGGACAAACAGGGCAACTTCGAAAAGTTCTGGCCGTGCAGTGTCCATGTCATCGGCAAAGACATCCTGCGTTTCCACACCGTTTACTGGCCGACCTTCCTCATGGCCGCCGGTCTGCCGCTGCCGGAGAAAGTGTTCGCCCACGGCTGGTGGACCGTTGAGGGCAAGAAAATGAGCAAGAGTCTGCAGAATGTCGTTGAACCCAACATGCTGGTCGATACCTACGGCATCGACCCGATTCGCTACTTCCTGCTGCGTGAAGTTCCCTTCGGTCTTGACGGCGACTTCTCGCACTCGGCCCTGATCCACCGCATCAACTCGGATCTGGCCAATGACCTCGGCAATCTGGTCAGCCGTTCCACGGCCATGCTCAACAAATATTTCGGCGGTACCCTGCCGGAACCAACGACAGCGGATGAACTCGACCAGCCGTTTATTGACCAGTTTCCGGCCAAGATGGCACTGATCGACCAACAGATGAATGATCTGGCCTTCAACAAGGCCTTGCTCAGCATCTGGGAGCTGATCAGCAGTGCTAATAAATATATCGACGATACCGCGCCCTGGGCGCTGGCCAAAGACGAGGCCCAGAAAGCGCGTCTTGGTACGGTCATGTACAACCTGCTCGAAGCCGTGCGACTCGTCGGCCTGATGGTGGCACCGTTCATGCCGGATACCGGCAAGCGGATTATGGACATCCTCGACCAGGACAGCGACAATCTGATGCTGGACGGCCAGGATCAATGGGGTGGCCTGAAAGCTGGTACGACCATTGAGAAAACACCGCCGATGTTCCCACGCATCGAGGAAAATTGA
- a CDS encoding TatD family hydrolase — MSHPSLVDSHAHLDGSRFADDLEQVIQRADDQGVHSIITVGCDLNSSRASVELAQRYPGIYATVGVHPHDAATVTVQVLDELAQLAAADKVVAIGEIGLDYYRNHCPHDQQQKAFRQQLALARQCKLPVVIHDRDAHDDVLTILREEKADEIGGVLHCFSGDVEMAKACLDLGFYLSFTGTITYPKNDALRNVISQVPTERILVETDCPYLAAQPWRGKRNEPSYVVKTAETVAEIKGLTLTDVARITSLNAFELFGVGEVDQASKIAYRIRDSLYLNITNRCSNRCTFCAKFRDFHVKGHQLKLDHEPDFAEVIAAIGDPTGYEEVVFCGYGEPLLRLDLVKDVATWLKERGIKVRINSDGQANLVHQRNILPELEGLIDELSISLNAPNTTDYQRICQSCFGDEGYDAVKEFIRQAPTYIPKVIASAVTVPGIDIDACEQLAKELGVEFRTRIYNEVG, encoded by the coding sequence ATGTCTCACCCTTCCCTTGTTGATAGCCACGCCCATCTGGACGGCAGTCGTTTTGCCGATGACCTCGAACAGGTTATCCAACGTGCCGATGATCAAGGGGTTCACTCCATCATTACCGTCGGTTGTGATCTCAACAGCTCACGCGCCAGTGTTGAACTGGCCCAACGCTACCCCGGCATTTATGCCACCGTCGGCGTGCATCCCCACGACGCCGCCACCGTCACTGTGCAGGTTCTCGACGAGCTGGCCCAGCTGGCCGCAGCGGATAAGGTGGTCGCCATCGGCGAAATCGGCCTCGACTACTACCGCAATCACTGCCCGCACGACCAGCAACAAAAAGCCTTTCGCCAGCAACTAGCCTTGGCACGTCAGTGCAAATTGCCGGTGGTGATTCACGACCGCGATGCCCACGATGATGTCCTGACCATTCTGCGAGAAGAGAAAGCGGATGAGATCGGCGGCGTACTGCACTGTTTCAGCGGCGATGTCGAAATGGCCAAAGCGTGCCTGGATCTCGGCTTTTACCTGTCGTTTACCGGTACCATCACCTATCCGAAAAACGACGCTTTACGCAACGTCATCAGCCAGGTGCCGACGGAACGCATTCTGGTGGAAACCGATTGCCCCTACCTGGCAGCCCAACCGTGGCGCGGCAAGCGCAATGAACCCTCCTATGTGGTCAAAACCGCCGAAACCGTTGCCGAAATCAAGGGACTGACCCTGACCGACGTGGCGCGCATCACCAGTCTTAATGCGTTTGAATTATTTGGCGTCGGTGAAGTGGACCAAGCCAGTAAAATCGCCTATCGCATCCGTGACTCGCTGTATCTCAACATCACCAACCGCTGCAGCAACCGCTGTACCTTCTGCGCCAAGTTTCGCGATTTTCACGTCAAGGGCCATCAACTCAAGCTCGACCATGAGCCTGATTTTGCTGAGGTGATTGCCGCCATCGGCGACCCGACAGGGTATGAGGAAGTCGTGTTCTGCGGTTATGGAGAGCCGTTGCTGCGCCTTGATCTGGTGAAAGACGTCGCCACATGGCTCAAAGAGCGTGGCATCAAAGTACGGATCAACAGTGACGGCCAGGCCAATCTGGTTCATCAACGCAATATTCTGCCGGAACTCGAAGGGCTGATCGACGAGCTGAGCATTTCCCTCAATGCACCGAACACCACCGATTACCAGCGCATCTGCCAATCCTGTTTTGGTGACGAAGGCTACGATGCGGTCAAAGAATTCATCCGCCAGGCACCGACCTATATCCCCAAAGTGATCGCGTCAGCCGTCACGGTGCCGGGGATTGATATCGATGCCTGCGAACAACTGGCGAAAGAACTGGGTGTGGAGTTTCGCACCCGCATTTACAATGAAGTCGGCTGA
- the hflK gene encoding FtsH protease activity modulator HflK: MSQSPWEPKQDPLEQALRMAAKKIKTSGGPPKKVIIGLIVVFLIVVGGQSAFYKVDTEETGVLLRLGKSIGTASPGLHMKLPFGIDQVYRVKTGRVLKEEFGFRTEQAGVRTTYSKRDYSEESLTLTGDLNVSDVEWIVQYQIVDPEKFLFNIADPRATIRDLSEAVVRRIIGNSNVTQVLTTERADLAMAVEKGLQEILNSYNIGIRVVTVKFQDVNPPDQVKAAFNEVNEAEQQKESLIFQAREQYNREVPKARGVARSRILEAEGYALERINRAKGEAERFNALVAEYRKAPKVTKQRLFLETMDTILPKVDEIYVVDDKSGGILPLLPLGKQAQKGGGQ, from the coding sequence ATGTCTCAAAGTCCCTGGGAACCCAAGCAGGATCCATTGGAACAAGCTCTGAGAATGGCGGCCAAGAAGATCAAGACCAGCGGCGGCCCACCGAAAAAAGTCATTATCGGTCTGATTGTTGTGTTTCTGATCGTTGTTGGCGGACAAAGCGCCTTTTACAAGGTTGATACCGAAGAAACCGGCGTGCTGTTACGACTCGGCAAATCGATCGGCACGGCCTCGCCCGGCTTGCACATGAAACTGCCATTCGGCATTGATCAGGTGTATCGGGTCAAAACCGGCCGCGTACTCAAGGAGGAGTTCGGTTTTCGCACCGAACAAGCCGGTGTACGCACCACCTACAGCAAACGTGACTACAGTGAAGAATCCCTGACCCTTACCGGCGATCTCAACGTCAGTGACGTCGAATGGATCGTCCAGTATCAAATCGTCGACCCGGAAAAATTTCTATTCAATATTGCCGATCCCCGAGCGACCATTCGTGATCTGTCCGAAGCCGTGGTGCGTCGGATCATCGGCAACTCCAACGTCACCCAGGTGTTGACGACGGAGCGTGCCGACCTGGCCATGGCTGTTGAAAAAGGGCTGCAGGAAATCCTCAACAGCTACAACATCGGCATTCGCGTGGTCACGGTCAAATTCCAGGACGTCAACCCGCCCGATCAGGTTAAAGCGGCGTTTAACGAAGTCAACGAAGCGGAACAACAAAAAGAGAGTCTGATCTTTCAGGCCCGCGAACAATACAACCGCGAAGTTCCCAAAGCCCGCGGTGTGGCGCGCAGCCGCATCCTTGAAGCAGAAGGTTACGCTCTGGAGCGCATCAATCGCGCCAAGGGTGAAGCCGAGCGTTTCAACGCTCTGGTCGCCGAATACCGCAAGGCACCCAAAGTCACCAAACAACGCCTGTTTCTGGAAACCATGGATACGATTTTGCCCAAGGTCGATGAAATTTATGTCGTCGATGACAAAAGCGGCGGCATTCTGCCCCTGCTGCCACTGGGCAAACAGGCTCAGAAGGGAGGTGGCCAATGA
- the hflC gene encoding protease modulator HflC — protein sequence MKRLIVPIIVLLVLVGQSAFFVVNEAEQALVTEFGKPVGEVRNAGIHFKIPVIQEVHRFSKRILNWDADPNQIPTSDKKYIWVDTTARWRIVDPLRFFTTVATERGAQSRLDDIIDSVVRDAVSGHLLVELVRGDDYQPPTDLTDNIEETTQVDRELVGREDILDNILAQAKLSTPEYGIELIDVQIKRINYVEQVRKRVYERMISERKKVAAQYRSEGEGEKADILGQMEKELKKISSESYRKAVEIRGNADAQATTIYAAAYNREPDFYRFLRTLESYQKTVKENNRLILSTDSDYYKLLSQQR from the coding sequence ATGAAACGTCTGATTGTTCCCATCATTGTGCTGCTGGTGCTGGTCGGCCAAAGCGCTTTTTTTGTTGTCAATGAAGCTGAACAAGCTCTGGTCACCGAGTTTGGTAAGCCGGTGGGTGAAGTCCGCAATGCCGGGATTCATTTCAAAATTCCGGTGATTCAGGAAGTCCACCGTTTCTCCAAGCGCATCCTCAACTGGGATGCCGACCCCAACCAGATTCCCACCAGTGACAAAAAATATATCTGGGTCGATACCACGGCGCGCTGGCGCATTGTTGATCCATTGCGCTTCTTCACCACGGTCGCCACGGAGCGTGGGGCTCAGAGTCGCCTGGACGACATCATCGACTCGGTGGTGCGCGATGCGGTATCCGGTCATTTGCTGGTGGAGCTGGTGCGCGGTGACGATTATCAGCCGCCCACCGACCTCACCGACAACATCGAGGAAACCACCCAAGTGGACCGTGAGCTGGTGGGGCGTGAAGATATTCTCGACAATATTCTCGCCCAGGCCAAACTGAGTACCCCGGAATACGGCATTGAACTGATCGACGTGCAGATCAAGCGGATCAATTACGTTGAACAGGTGCGTAAGCGGGTTTACGAACGAATGATCTCCGAGCGTAAAAAAGTGGCGGCTCAATACCGTTCTGAAGGCGAAGGGGAAAAAGCCGACATCCTCGGCCAGATGGAAAAGGAGCTGAAGAAAATCAGTTCCGAATCCTATCGCAAAGCCGTGGAAATCCGCGGTAATGCCGACGCCCAGGCCACAACCATTTATGCGGCGGCTTATAACCGGGAGCCTGATTTTTACCGTTTCCTACGGACTCTGGAGTCGTACCAGAAAACGGTCAAAGAGAACAACCGCCTGATCCTGTCTACGGACAGCGACTACTACAAATTGCTTAGCCAGCAACGTTAA
- a CDS encoding acyloxyacyl hydrolase: MNRLSLMFMLLGFLILPGLLHAEETLWDQAHWAATAGIGNSYSPDNELRFTQLGVSAEWDYAHIWAHRAPQGLKFKVEGSAGLASTPHCRAIINADMLAVYPLESLTCCGLRPFVEAGIGLIYTDYQVKDQGLRVNFNPLLGIGGEFSSLTGQRWFVTARLHHVSNGELHRDNHGINSVVFQIGRYF, from the coding sequence ATGAACCGTTTGTCGCTGATGTTCATGTTGCTCGGATTCTTGATCCTCCCCGGGTTGCTCCATGCTGAAGAAACACTGTGGGATCAAGCTCACTGGGCGGCAACCGCCGGCATCGGCAACAGTTATTCTCCCGACAATGAACTGCGCTTTACCCAATTGGGCGTGAGTGCCGAATGGGATTATGCTCACATCTGGGCGCATCGGGCGCCCCAAGGACTGAAGTTCAAGGTAGAGGGCTCTGCCGGTCTGGCATCCACCCCGCACTGCCGCGCCATCATCAATGCCGATATGCTGGCGGTTTATCCTCTTGAGTCCCTGACCTGCTGCGGTCTACGACCATTTGTTGAGGCCGGGATCGGCCTGATCTATACCGACTATCAGGTCAAAGATCAGGGGCTGCGTGTCAACTTCAATCCCCTGCTCGGGATCGGCGGTGAGTTCTCCTCCTTAACCGGTCAACGCTGGTTTGTCACCGCGCGGCTCCATCATGTGTCCAATGGTGAACTGCATCGGGACAATCACGGCATCAACTCAGTGGTCTTTCAAATCGGTCGCTATTTTTAA
- a CDS encoding MgtC/SapB family protein has translation MMITLESSTLQLLETYILALLLGALMGLERERSESGFAGLRTFILVTLFGSLCGTISAESGAEWIMVVGLATIAAQGLMGHVVRLKQHTSSGMTTAIALLIAYLVGILLTLGQTVTSISLSLATTLILYFKPQMHAFSRRLQQRDLYAIFQFILVAFIILPVLPNQNFGPYDALNPYNIWLMVVLISAINLVGYITLKFVGQRWGSPVLGILGGIVSSTATTLTFSRQSSSIDNIARTATVVVALASTVVLVRITAFIYLINPALISHLWLPMGGMFIGGLIPITFYWSHTRREDALHMESRNPAELSQALMFGVLYAAVLLAVSFAKHHLGTQGVYLVAFISGFTDVDAITLTNARLSLIGELGQVQAANSILIAMLANLMFKLGMVAALGTRQMLRGTAFCFACLALPALLIFL, from the coding sequence ATGATGATCACATTGGAAAGCTCGACTCTTCAGTTATTGGAAACCTACATCTTGGCCCTGCTGCTCGGCGCTCTGATGGGATTGGAGCGCGAACGCAGCGAAAGCGGCTTTGCCGGTTTGCGCACCTTTATTCTGGTGACGTTGTTCGGCAGTCTGTGCGGTACCATTTCAGCCGAATCCGGTGCCGAGTGGATCATGGTGGTTGGTCTGGCGACGATTGCCGCCCAAGGATTGATGGGTCATGTGGTACGCCTTAAACAGCACACGTCCTCCGGCATGACCACCGCCATTGCCCTGTTGATCGCCTACCTGGTCGGCATTCTCCTCACTCTCGGTCAGACCGTCACCTCCATCAGCCTGAGCCTGGCTACGACGCTGATCCTGTATTTCAAACCACAGATGCACGCGTTCTCACGCCGTTTACAACAGCGTGATCTCTACGCTATTTTTCAATTTATTCTGGTGGCGTTTATCATTCTTCCGGTTCTTCCCAATCAAAATTTTGGTCCTTACGACGCCTTAAATCCTTACAATATCTGGTTGATGGTGGTCCTGATCAGTGCCATCAATCTGGTCGGCTACATCACCCTGAAATTTGTCGGACAACGCTGGGGTAGCCCGGTCCTCGGCATCCTCGGCGGCATTGTTTCCAGCACCGCCACCACACTGACCTTCAGCCGTCAGTCCTCATCCATCGATAACATCGCCCGTACGGCAACGGTCGTGGTCGCGTTAGCGTCCACGGTTGTGCTTGTTCGCATCACCGCATTTATTTACCTGATTAATCCGGCACTCATCAGCCATCTGTGGCTGCCGATGGGAGGCATGTTTATTGGCGGGCTGATTCCGATCACTTTCTACTGGAGCCATACACGACGGGAAGATGCTCTCCACATGGAAAGCCGTAATCCGGCGGAACTCTCACAGGCCCTGATGTTCGGCGTCCTTTACGCCGCCGTACTGCTGGCGGTATCGTTTGCCAAGCATCATCTGGGAACACAAGGGGTGTATCTGGTGGCATTCATTTCCGGATTTACCGATGTCGATGCCATTACGTTGACCAACGCACGATTATCACTGATCGGTGAATTGGGGCAGGTTCAGGCAGCCAACAGCATTCTCATTGCCATGCTGGCGAATCTGATGTTCAAATTGGGAATGGTCGCCGCGTTGGGAACACGGCAAATGCTGCGAGGCACGGCCTTTTGCTTTGCTTGCCTGGCCTTGCCGGCCCTCCTGATCTTTCTCTAA
- a CDS encoding Xaa-Pro peptidase family protein encodes MYSDGWKTPQEELLRRCREFQQHLVAQQIDLAIIVQNADLFYLTGSIQQGMLLVPCSGEPVYCVRRDLERARFESTLPQVVAAPSPRHLAEFVREQFGLSVETLGLELDVLPVTFYDRLKRPFGECAVKDVTPLLRRVRMIKSPFELGRMRKAADQLAAVYEAAKATLQEGITELELSAHLEQVARLSGHQGMTRMRAFNGEFYGGHVLSGAAGAYPTFCDAPLGGTGLTPAIAQGAGVRPIQAHEPVIIDFLGAYQGYLCDQTRTLCLGGLSDELVQGYDDLVEILWHMEKITKPGVSWGHVYDSCQALACEMGYKEAFMGQSGSQVGFIGHGIGTEIDEYPFIAKGFNDDLLEKNMTFAFEPKLVFPGIGALGIENTYVVTADGVEVLTRCPEQLVIL; translated from the coding sequence ATGTATTCTGACGGCTGGAAAACTCCACAGGAGGAATTGCTGCGTCGCTGCCGGGAATTTCAACAACACCTGGTGGCGCAGCAGATTGATCTGGCGATCATTGTTCAGAATGCCGACCTGTTTTATCTGACCGGTTCCATTCAGCAGGGGATGTTGCTTGTTCCCTGCTCGGGGGAACCGGTTTATTGTGTGCGGCGCGATCTGGAAAGAGCACGCTTTGAATCAACTTTGCCGCAGGTGGTTGCCGCGCCGAGTCCTCGACATCTGGCGGAATTTGTTCGTGAGCAGTTCGGCCTCTCTGTTGAGACATTGGGCTTGGAACTTGACGTGCTGCCAGTCACGTTTTACGACCGTTTGAAGCGGCCGTTTGGGGAGTGTGCCGTCAAAGACGTGACTCCGTTGTTACGGCGGGTGCGCATGATCAAATCTCCCTTTGAATTGGGGCGCATGCGCAAGGCGGCTGACCAGTTGGCTGCGGTGTATGAAGCGGCCAAGGCAACGCTCCAAGAAGGGATCACTGAGCTGGAGTTGTCGGCACATCTTGAGCAGGTGGCGCGTTTGTCCGGACATCAGGGCATGACCCGCATGCGCGCCTTCAATGGCGAATTTTACGGCGGTCATGTGTTGTCCGGGGCTGCCGGAGCTTATCCGACATTTTGTGATGCCCCATTGGGTGGCACCGGTCTGACCCCGGCGATCGCTCAGGGTGCCGGAGTGCGACCTATTCAGGCGCATGAGCCGGTGATTATTGATTTTCTCGGTGCCTATCAGGGCTATCTCTGTGATCAAACACGCACCCTGTGCCTTGGCGGATTATCCGATGAATTGGTCCAGGGTTACGATGATCTGGTCGAGATTCTCTGGCACATGGAAAAAATCACCAAGCCCGGCGTTTCTTGGGGGCATGTTTATGACTCGTGCCAGGCGTTGGCTTGTGAAATGGGCTACAAAGAGGCCTTTATGGGGCAGAGCGGCTCGCAAGTGGGTTTTATCGGTCACGGTATCGGTACGGAAATCGATGAATATCCGTTTATCGCTAAAGGATTCAATGACGATCTGTTGGAAAAGAATATGACCTTTGCCTTTGAACCCAAATTGGTTTTTCCCGGCATCGGCGCACTCGGCATTGAAAATACCTACGTGGTGACGGCTGACGGCGTTGAAGTGCTGACGCGTTGCCCGGAACAGCTGGTTATTCTGTGA
- a CDS encoding AMP-binding protein — translation MSETLHFTVGGMVEEMARRFPNNDGLVYPDRNLRYSYEQFNALCDRVARGMLAMGIKKGDHVAIWATNVPEWVILQFASAKIGVVLVTVNTSYRSAELEYILEQSDSTTLFLVQEFKDTNYVETVYDVVPELKTSAVGELNSEKLPFLKNVVFIGDGAPAGMTNFRDLETLADQVPEEQLDAVKATLDEHEVINMQYTSGTTGFPKGVMLTHHNIVNNGFNIGECMRFTEKDRLCIPVPFFHCFGCVLAVMACVTHGSTMVPVETFAPEQVLKTIEMEKCTAVHGVPTMFIAELEHPNFDKYDLSTLRSGIMAGSPCPIEVMKRVIRDMNASEITIAYGQTESSPVITQTRTDDPIELRVSTVGRALPNVEVKIVDIETGETLPAGKQGELCTRGYLVMKGYYKMPEATALAIDEENWLHTGDLAVMDENGYCKITGRIKNMIIRGGENIYPREIEEFLYTHPAVSDVQVYGVPDRKYGEQVMAAIKIKEGVALSEEDVKTFCTGRIANYKIPRYIKFVDEYPMTASGKIQKFKLREMAIKDLHLEEDEGVETA, via the coding sequence ATGTCTGAAACACTGCATTTTACCGTTGGAGGAATGGTTGAAGAGATGGCGCGTCGTTTTCCGAACAACGATGGCCTTGTCTATCCGGACCGCAATTTACGTTATAGTTACGAGCAGTTTAATGCTCTGTGTGATCGTGTGGCCCGAGGTATGCTGGCCATGGGAATTAAAAAAGGCGATCACGTGGCGATCTGGGCGACCAATGTTCCCGAATGGGTGATTCTGCAGTTTGCTTCAGCCAAAATCGGTGTTGTTCTGGTGACGGTCAATACCAGCTACCGATCCGCTGAACTGGAATATATTCTTGAGCAGTCCGATTCAACCACGCTGTTCCTGGTGCAGGAATTCAAAGACACCAATTACGTTGAAACGGTTTATGACGTGGTGCCTGAACTGAAGACGTCTGCCGTCGGAGAACTGAACAGCGAGAAACTGCCGTTTTTGAAAAATGTCGTGTTTATCGGTGACGGCGCGCCGGCCGGCATGACCAACTTCCGTGATCTCGAAACCCTGGCCGACCAGGTGCCCGAAGAGCAGCTTGATGCGGTGAAAGCCACCCTTGATGAGCATGAAGTGATCAACATGCAGTACACCTCCGGAACCACCGGGTTTCCGAAAGGGGTTATGCTGACGCATCACAATATCGTCAATAACGGCTTTAATATTGGTGAGTGTATGCGTTTTACGGAAAAAGACCGACTGTGTATCCCGGTACCGTTTTTCCACTGCTTTGGTTGTGTCCTCGCCGTTATGGCCTGTGTGACCCACGGATCGACCATGGTTCCGGTGGAAACGTTTGCTCCCGAACAGGTGCTTAAGACCATCGAGATGGAAAAATGCACGGCGGTTCATGGTGTGCCGACCATGTTTATCGCCGAGTTGGAACACCCCAATTTTGACAAATACGACCTGAGTACTTTGCGCAGCGGCATCATGGCCGGGTCGCCGTGCCCGATCGAAGTCATGAAGCGGGTGATCCGTGATATGAACGCCTCGGAAATCACCATTGCCTACGGTCAGACAGAGTCTTCGCCGGTGATTACCCAGACCCGTACCGATGATCCGATTGAATTGCGCGTCTCCACAGTTGGCCGGGCCTTACCCAATGTTGAAGTGAAGATTGTCGATATTGAAACCGGTGAGACCCTGCCTGCTGGAAAACAGGGTGAATTGTGCACCCGTGGTTATCTGGTCATGAAGGGTTATTACAAAATGCCGGAAGCGACGGCTCTGGCCATCGACGAAGAGAACTGGCTGCATACCGGCGACCTGGCGGTTATGGATGAGAATGGCTATTGCAAAATCACCGGCCGTATCAAGAATATGATCATTCGCGGCGGCGAAAATATCTATCCGCGTGAAATTGAAGAATTTCTCTATACCCATCCGGCCGTTTCCGATGTCCAGGTGTATGGTGTCCCCGACCGCAAGTATGGTGAGCAGGTGATGGCGGCCATCAAGATCAAAGAAGGGGTGGCTCTGAGCGAAGAAGATGTGAAAACCTTTTGCACCGGTCGTATCGCCAACTACAAGATTCCCCGCTATATCAAGTTTGTCGATGAATATCCGATGACGGCCAGCGGTAAGATACAGAAGTTCAAATTGCGTGAGATGGCCATTAAAGACCTGCATCTTGAAGAGGACGAAGGAGTCGAGACCGCTTGA